Proteins encoded in a region of the Flammeovirga yaeyamensis genome:
- a CDS encoding diaminopimelate decarboxylase family protein, with amino-acid sequence MSDIKMNPLLSVKNGELFIEDVSTVDIANKYGTPLFVVSENILVQNYLAFQNTFQKFYPEGRIRVMAAVKANPTVAVRRVLSQAGCGCDTFGAGELETAIRGGVPYEDIAVNGSIKSDDIIRKAIDLGIHIVLDNKDELGVCQRIAAELGKEAHVMLRIKPYMKDLDEPSDFFPARLIREMTQTVKYGIPTSEVREMLPQFADCPNVKLVGVHTHAGRHSKKPIFWSSLVQSVVDMIKEIHDGVGNNWSPSIVSVGGGFPAEMDKETRVAVTDYDTPHLEDFAKVITETFRNGMKGIGLSSDGVILEIEPGRAMYNESGIHLFKVHNMKHETANGMDYQWAETDTSETFLSVGGLNVTPPFDLVACNKADQTYNTPVDVVGITCNYDCLAEQHKMPQLEKGDTLAFLNTGSYIEPYTCNFNALPRPGMVMVKGDTVEWVKTPETQDEVFSRHVVPERLKDI; translated from the coding sequence ATGAGCGATATCAAAATGAACCCGCTTTTAAGCGTGAAAAACGGAGAATTATTTATCGAAGATGTAAGCACTGTAGACATTGCTAATAAGTACGGTACTCCTTTATTCGTGGTATCAGAAAACATCTTGGTACAAAACTACCTTGCCTTCCAAAACACTTTCCAAAAGTTTTATCCTGAGGGAAGAATTCGTGTTATGGCAGCGGTAAAAGCCAACCCAACTGTAGCGGTAAGAAGAGTATTATCTCAAGCGGGTTGTGGTTGTGATACTTTCGGTGCTGGAGAGTTGGAAACAGCAATTAGAGGTGGTGTACCTTACGAAGATATCGCCGTTAACGGTTCGATTAAATCAGATGATATTATCAGAAAAGCAATTGATTTAGGTATTCATATCGTTTTGGATAACAAAGACGAACTAGGTGTTTGCCAAAGAATTGCTGCTGAATTGGGTAAAGAAGCACACGTGATGTTGCGTATCAAGCCTTACATGAAAGACCTTGATGAGCCATCGGATTTCTTCCCCGCACGTTTGATTCGTGAAATGACACAAACGGTAAAATACGGTATCCCTACTTCTGAAGTAAGAGAGATGTTGCCACAGTTTGCCGATTGTCCAAATGTGAAGCTAGTTGGTGTACATACACATGCCGGTCGTCACTCGAAAAAGCCAATTTTCTGGTCGTCATTGGTACAATCAGTAGTCGACATGATCAAAGAAATTCATGATGGTGTGGGTAATAACTGGTCACCTTCAATTGTTTCTGTTGGTGGTGGTTTCCCTGCTGAAATGGACAAAGAAACTCGTGTTGCAGTAACGGATTACGATACGCCTCACTTAGAAGATTTCGCTAAAGTGATTACAGAAACTTTCAGAAATGGAATGAAAGGTATTGGGCTTTCTTCTGATGGTGTAATTCTTGAAATCGAGCCGGGTCGTGCGATGTACAACGAAAGTGGTATCCACTTATTCAAAGTACATAACATGAAGCATGAAACTGCCAATGGTATGGATTACCAATGGGCAGAAACAGATACTTCGGAGACGTTCTTAAGTGTTGGCGGTTTGAATGTAACACCTCCATTCGATTTAGTAGCGTGTAACAAAGCAGATCAAACATACAATACTCCTGTAGATGTTGTAGGTATTACTTGTAACTACGACTGTCTTGCAGAACAACATAAAATGCCACAACTGGAAAAAGGGGATACACTGGCGTTCTTGAACACAGGTTCTTACATCGAGCCTTATACTTGTAACTTCAATGCACTTCCTAGACCAGGTATGGTGATGGTAAAAGGTGATACTGTGGAATGGGTGAAAACTCCTGAAACACAAGACGAGGTATTCTCGAGACACGTTGTACCAGAAAGATTAAAAGATATCTAG
- a CDS encoding TMEM175 family protein, producing the protein MASQEIQQPRDHTYFLDYVKHLGMLLFAISMTTPVLGLIVFDVETEIVDGEKVIDSQLIWDKPFLPYVAGFLILVIHWFKFVEVHHSMRTTNLNQILITFGYFFLLCLYPYFEMNIEFTSDQPHSRAIFSAVWGLLGIFSYWKLHHAKKNDMLKEEMTDERIKVLSNEILADPVVAIACIGLSYISFLAWLVGMVALVPIANYILARTSIRAGH; encoded by the coding sequence ATGGCATCACAAGAAATACAACAACCTAGAGACCACACCTACTTTCTGGACTATGTAAAACATTTGGGCATGCTGCTTTTTGCAATAAGTATGACCACCCCAGTTTTGGGATTGATTGTTTTTGATGTGGAAACAGAAATTGTAGATGGAGAAAAAGTAATAGATTCTCAATTGATATGGGATAAACCATTTCTTCCTTATGTAGCTGGTTTCTTGATATTAGTTATCCATTGGTTCAAGTTCGTCGAAGTACATCATTCGATGAGAACAACCAACCTCAATCAGATATTAATCACCTTTGGTTACTTCTTTCTACTATGTCTCTATCCTTATTTTGAAATGAACATTGAGTTCACTTCAGATCAACCTCATTCAAGAGCCATTTTTAGTGCTGTATGGGGATTATTAGGCATCTTTTCGTATTGGAAACTGCATCATGCAAAGAAAAACGATATGCTTAAAGAGGAGATGACCGACGAGAGAATCAAGGTGTTATCCAACGAAATTTTAGCTGACCCAGTAGTCGCAATAGCTTGTATAGGTCTATCCTATATCAGTTTCCTCGCTTGGTTAGTAGGCATGGTTGCTTTAGTACCTATCGCCAATTATATATTAGCAAGAACTAGCATCAGAGCTGGTCATTAA
- a CDS encoding SDR family NAD(P)-dependent oxidoreductase: MKKVALITGAAQGIGFETARLLGEKGYAVILADVQDASSKVEELEGKGIEAKAISFDLSNSATFYQVVEFVDKHYGRLDALVNNAAMLVDMGKHPSDLSEELFRKVMEVNYIGPFLFTQKLVPLLKKSESGRIVNLSTQVAQLAQLSDMNSPLRDDICAAYQSSKIGVNAMTVLFAKELEEFGIKVNSCCPGWVDSAMNTDELPDYGDEARPKTPAEGADTSVWLATLPQDGPTAGFFTDREKINW, encoded by the coding sequence ATGAAGAAAGTTGCGTTAATTACAGGAGCTGCCCAGGGAATTGGTTTCGAAACAGCAAGGCTTTTAGGAGAGAAAGGATATGCAGTCATACTAGCTGATGTTCAAGATGCTTCTTCAAAAGTCGAGGAACTTGAAGGGAAAGGTATCGAAGCCAAAGCCATATCATTTGATTTATCAAATAGTGCTACTTTTTATCAAGTAGTGGAATTTGTGGATAAGCATTACGGTAGATTAGATGCATTGGTAAACAATGCTGCCATGTTGGTAGATATGGGAAAGCATCCATCAGATTTATCAGAAGAACTATTTAGAAAAGTAATGGAAGTGAATTATATCGGACCATTCCTTTTCACTCAAAAGTTAGTTCCTCTTTTAAAGAAAAGTGAGTCAGGCAGAATCGTTAACCTTTCCACTCAAGTGGCACAATTAGCTCAGTTATCTGATATGAATTCTCCATTAAGAGATGATATCTGTGCCGCTTATCAAAGTTCTAAGATTGGAGTAAATGCCATGACAGTGCTTTTTGCGAAGGAGTTGGAAGAATTTGGTATTAAAGTAAATAGCTGTTGTCCAGGTTGGGTAGACAGTGCTATGAATACCGACGAACTACCTGATTATGGTGATGAGGCTCGACCAAAAACACCAGCAGAAGGAGCTGATACATCGGTATGGTTAGCTACGCTTCCACAAGATGGACCAACTGCAGGTTTCTTTACAGATCGTGAAAAAATCAATTGGTAA
- a CDS encoding nucleoside deaminase — protein MCNNTEKPVLKFETPKFNYDELEQQLNDYEANPEGYKHDGPSIISVRQGIRAGRGGSVAVGGCLLHHDEVIAENMSKANSPYHRLDLHAEMVLLNELEDRLCDDKTPRMRDYTLFTSQEPCPMCLARICFSQVGKTYYVYRDGNSIEAGAQTNYERMPEGFQLLGSRLIVEEADCSPKLKEIARQVWLNSIDHCVDEWLERY, from the coding sequence ATGTGTAACAATACTGAAAAACCCGTTTTAAAGTTCGAAACTCCAAAATTCAATTATGATGAATTGGAGCAGCAACTCAACGATTATGAAGCAAATCCAGAAGGATATAAGCATGATGGACCGTCAATTATTTCTGTTCGTCAAGGGATACGTGCCGGAAGAGGAGGTAGTGTTGCAGTAGGTGGTTGTTTGCTTCATCATGATGAGGTGATTGCAGAAAATATGTCAAAAGCCAACTCTCCTTATCACCGCTTGGATTTACATGCTGAGATGGTGCTATTGAATGAGTTAGAAGACAGATTGTGTGATGATAAAACCCCTCGAATGAGAGATTACACTTTGTTTACTTCTCAAGAACCTTGTCCGATGTGTTTGGCAAGAATCTGTTTTAGTCAAGTGGGTAAAACGTATTACGTTTACAGAGACGGAAATAGTATTGAAGCTGGAGCACAAACGAATTATGAAAGAATGCCAGAAGGGTTTCAATTGTTGGGTTCAAGATTGATTGTTGAAGAAGCAGATTGTTCTCCGAAGCTAAAAGAAATTGCACGTCAGGTATGGCTAAACTCCATCGATCATTGCGTGGACGAATGGCTAGAAAGATATTAA
- a CDS encoding Ldh family oxidoreductase: protein MGAQGKTKSTNADFLRYALKRTWMAAGASEEHGNAVADALMLGIRQGKLNQGLGVYEAIDIMHQSGLLDINAEPEVVGEGDTWASIDGKRSSGYWTLTKMANMAIEKAKKHGIAIVFGHNHNDAGSFGAYTWMASKAGCVALTSNNSVPMCSPLGGMSNTISVPPFDGIGPAGEKPPVWMSTKLCEWYDADTAQAVLQGTKLKGDYVIDPETGELSNDLAPYAQPIEGYGRVYNQSAFQQLSNPRVYMLNLFNELLSGIINPGGIITPEVPSLGDIVDKKADGTSVGGSYFICIDPSVFGPLGDVLAKSDRFAQAIEDSPARPGQRQPGMPGARGYESIIKNEEIVEVLDSHWEPFFKTQAGRYGLSEESLREEWEAQRNK from the coding sequence ATGGGAGCACAAGGAAAAACTAAATCGACGAATGCAGATTTCTTAAGATATGCATTGAAAAGAACTTGGATGGCTGCAGGCGCATCAGAAGAGCACGGTAATGCAGTTGCAGATGCACTAATGTTGGGTATCCGTCAAGGTAAATTAAACCAAGGTTTAGGTGTATATGAAGCAATTGACATCATGCATCAATCAGGTTTATTGGATATAAACGCAGAGCCAGAAGTTGTTGGTGAGGGAGATACTTGGGCATCAATCGATGGTAAGCGTTCATCAGGTTACTGGACATTGACTAAGATGGCGAACATGGCGATCGAAAAAGCGAAAAAGCATGGTATTGCTATTGTTTTTGGTCATAACCATAACGATGCAGGTTCATTCGGTGCTTACACTTGGATGGCATCAAAAGCAGGTTGTGTAGCATTAACTTCGAACAACTCTGTACCAATGTGTTCACCTCTAGGTGGTATGTCAAATACAATTTCTGTACCTCCATTTGATGGTATCGGTCCTGCAGGTGAAAAGCCTCCAGTATGGATGTCAACAAAACTTTGTGAGTGGTACGATGCAGATACAGCACAAGCGGTTCTTCAAGGTACTAAGCTGAAAGGTGATTATGTAATTGATCCAGAAACGGGTGAATTATCAAACGATTTGGCTCCATACGCTCAGCCAATAGAAGGTTATGGTCGTGTGTACAACCAATCGGCTTTCCAACAATTGTCTAACCCAAGAGTGTACATGTTGAACCTATTCAACGAATTACTTTCAGGTATTATCAACCCAGGTGGTATCATCACTCCAGAAGTTCCATCATTAGGTGATATTGTTGACAAAAAAGCAGACGGTACTTCAGTAGGTGGTTCTTATTTTATTTGTATCGATCCTTCAGTATTTGGTCCATTGGGTGATGTATTGGCGAAATCAGATCGTTTTGCTCAAGCAATCGAAGATTCTCCAGCTCGTCCAGGTCAAAGACAACCAGGTATGCCAGGTGCAAGAGGTTATGAATCAATCATCAAAAACGAAGAAATCGTTGAGGTATTGGATTCTCACTGGGAGCCATTCTTCAAGACTCAAGCAGGTAGATACGGTCTATCAGAAGAGAGCTTAAGAGAAGAGTGGGAAGCGCAAAGAAATAAATAA
- a CDS encoding SDR family NAD(P)-dependent oxidoreductase — MKLLENKVALVTGATKTKGLGRAIAEKLAELGAKVVLTGRNSSKEGMEANVAAIKANGGEAMGVLVDVSDAAQVDAAIQQVLDAYGSLDIVVNNAGVGFGSALLDENTDKDWDANYAVNVKGALAVCKGAIPAMEKSGGGAIVNVASTAGIAAGMGMPYPYVATKHALVGATKVLAIEQAAKGIRANVVAPGAINTDMLQEAYKAIAEAEGCSVEEAAAKENAGIPLGRPAEPSEIAEAIVYLASPAASYITGIVLPVHGGMAPGL; from the coding sequence ATGAAACTTCTTGAAAACAAAGTTGCTCTAGTAACAGGAGCAACAAAAACAAAAGGTTTAGGTAGAGCAATTGCTGAGAAATTGGCAGAGTTAGGGGCTAAAGTAGTTTTAACTGGCCGTAACAGCTCTAAAGAGGGGATGGAAGCAAACGTTGCAGCAATCAAAGCAAATGGTGGCGAAGCAATGGGTGTTTTAGTAGATGTTTCAGATGCAGCTCAAGTAGATGCAGCTATCCAACAAGTATTGGATGCTTACGGTTCTCTTGATATCGTAGTGAACAATGCAGGTGTTGGTTTTGGTTCTGCTTTATTGGACGAAAACACTGACAAAGACTGGGATGCCAACTACGCTGTAAACGTAAAAGGTGCTTTAGCAGTTTGTAAAGGTGCTATTCCTGCCATGGAAAAATCTGGTGGTGGAGCGATTGTAAACGTTGCTTCTACAGCGGGTATCGCAGCGGGTATGGGTATGCCTTATCCTTATGTTGCTACAAAACACGCATTAGTTGGTGCAACTAAAGTGTTGGCTATTGAGCAAGCAGCGAAAGGTATCCGTGCAAATGTTGTTGCTCCAGGTGCAATCAATACAGACATGTTGCAAGAAGCTTATAAGGCAATTGCAGAAGCTGAAGGTTGTTCAGTAGAAGAGGCAGCAGCGAAAGAGAATGCGGGTATTCCTTTGGGTCGTCCTGCTGAGCCAAGTGAAATTGCTGAAGCAATTGTATACTTAGCTTCTCCTGCAGCGAGTTACATTACAGGTATTGTATTGCCGGTTCACGGTGGTATGGCACCAGGTTTATAA